Below is a window of Nocardia asteroides DNA.
ACACCACCGACAGGCGGGAACGCACGGCACGGATGATGGAATCGGTATCGGCGTGCGGGTGCTCGTGCACGGCGGCCAGCACCGCGACTCGCGGGGCGGTCACGCGCAGCGAAACTCCCCGCAGCAGCTGCTGGAATTCCGTGTCCGTGGGCACGCTCGCAGTGTTCTCCGGTTTCTGGAATCAGTCAAGCATTTGGGCGACTACGGGCAAATTCGCGGCCGCACGGACCGGATTCGCGCGGCGGATCTGCGAGACTGGGCAAGTGAGCGAAGCCGAGTCGAGTGCGGGCAGTTACGTCGAGCCGGGCGAGTTCCGCCGCGACACCAACTACATCACCACCCGGATCACGGCCGACGGGCGTGACGGTTATCCCGTCGAGCCCGATCGCTACCGGCTCGTCGCCGCCCGCGCCTGCCCGTGGGCCAACCGCACGCTGATCGTGCGGCGGCTGCTCGGGCTGGAGCCGGTGCTGTCGCTGGGGCTGTGCGGGCCCACGCACGACAAGCTCAGCTGGACCTTCGACCTCGACCCCGGCGAGGTGGACCCGGTCCTGGGCATCCACCGCTTGCGGGACGCCTACCTGGCGCGCGATCCCGAATATCCGCGCGGCATCACCGTGCCCGCGGTGGTCGATGTGCCGACCGGACAGGTGGTCACCAACGACTACGCGCAGATCACCCTCGATTTCTCGACCGAGTGGACCGCGTACCACCGGCCCGGCGCCCCACAGCTGTATCCGGAGCACCTGCGCGCGGAGATCGACGAGGTCAACCGCGAAGTCTTCCGTGACATCAACAACGGCGTCTACCGCTGCGGTTTCGCCGGCGCCCAGGACGCCTACGACGCCGCCTATACCCGCCTGTTCGCGGCGCTGGACCGGCTCACCGAGCGCCTGATGGCGCAGCGCTATCTCGTCGGCGACACCATCACCGAAG
It encodes the following:
- a CDS encoding glutathione S-transferase family protein, yielding MSEAESSAGSYVEPGEFRRDTNYITTRITADGRDGYPVEPDRYRLVAARACPWANRTLIVRRLLGLEPVLSLGLCGPTHDKLSWTFDLDPGEVDPVLGIHRLRDAYLARDPEYPRGITVPAVVDVPTGQVVTNDYAQITLDFSTEWTAYHRPGAPQLYPEHLRAEIDEVNREVFRDINNGVYRCGFAGAQDAYDAAYTRLFAALDRLTERLMAQRYLVGDTITEADVRLFTTLARFDPVYHGHFKCNRAKLSEMPVLWAYARDLFQTPGFGDTIDFGQIKEHYYVVHRDINPTGIVPAGPELSNWLTPHHREELGGRPFGDGTPPAPPLPAEQVPPIG